In Solea senegalensis isolate Sse05_10M linkage group LG6, IFAPA_SoseM_1, whole genome shotgun sequence, one genomic interval encodes:
- the slc25a10b gene encoding mitochondrial dicarboxylate carrier, translating into MAERRVSRWYFGGLASCGAACCTHPLDLLKVHLQTQQEVKKRMVGMAIHVVKNDGFLALYSGLSASLCRQMSYSLTRFAIYETVRDMIGSTSKGPLPFYQKVLLGAFGGFTGGFVGTPADMVNVRMQNDMKLPPELRRNYKHAIDGLFRVFREEGVRKLFSGATMASSRGAMVTVGQLACYDQAKQLVLGTGIMGDTIVTHFLSSFIAGGCATFLCQPLDVLKTRLMSSKGEYTGVTHCLRETAKLGPLAFYKGLVPAGIRLIPHTVLTFMFLEQLKKYFGIRIIS; encoded by the exons ATGGCCGAAAGAAGGGTCTCGCGGTGGTATTTCGGTGGGCTGGCGTCCTGCGGGGCTGCGTGCTGCACGCATCCTCTGGATCTGCTAAAG GTTCACCTACAGACACAgcaggaggtgaagaagaggatgGTGGGGATGGCCATTCATGTGGTTAAGAATGATGGATTTCTGGCTCTGTACAGTGGCCTCTCCGCCTCTCTGTGTAGACAG atGTCTTATTCCCTCACCAGATTTGCAATCTATGAGACCGTCAGGGACATGATAGGAAGCACAAGCAAGGGCCCACTGCCCTTCTACCAGAAGGTCCTGCTGGGAGCCTTTGgag GTTTCACTGGTGGGTTTGTTGGGACGCCAGCAGACATGGTGAATGTCAG GATGCAGAATGACATGAAGCTACCACCAGAACTGAGGAGGAA CTACAAACACGCCATCGACGGGCTCTTCAGAGTCTTTAGAGAAG AGGGTGTGAGGAAGCTTTTCTCAGGGGCCACCATGGCATCCAGCAGAGGTGCGATGGTCACTGTTGGACAG CTAGCGTGTTATGACCAGGCCAAACAGCTTGTGTTGGGAACAGGGATAATGGGCGATACCATCGTCACACACTTCCTTTCCAGTTTCATCGCT GGAGGCTGCGCTACGTTCCTGTGTCAACCTCTGGATGTACTAAAGACGAGACTGATGAGCTCAAAGGGAGAGTACACG GGCGTGACACACTGCTTACGGGAAACTGCCAAGTTGGGTCCGCTAGCGTTTTAcaag GGTCTCGTTCCAGCTGGCATCCGCTTGATCCCTCACACAGTGCTCACCTTCATGTTCCTGGAGCAGCTCAAGAAATACTTTGGCATTCGCATCATCTCCTGA